One Nocardioides aromaticivorans genomic window carries:
- a CDS encoding acyl-CoA thioesterase, translating into MSHLLDDAVATEPLGDGVHRVQLTTDWNTANQTPNGGYVLALLQHAVLLESAHPDALSISITYFRPATAGPADIRVREVRKGRRVSTYDAVLVQDGKEIAHAVVSTHDWDAVGSVEHTPHAAPDVPRPEDCADASELIPEGMVPILDRYSYRAPVVAGWLQGRPTGVTESICWIRAVDERPVDALLAGAMVDAFPPVTAEIGHLASATIQLTVHYRRRPDTVWALGHVVTRHVISGYHDEDVELWDEQGRLIAQGRQLAILAEG; encoded by the coding sequence GTGAGCCACCTCCTCGACGACGCGGTCGCCACGGAGCCGCTGGGCGACGGCGTCCACCGGGTCCAGCTGACGACCGACTGGAACACCGCCAACCAGACGCCCAACGGCGGCTACGTCCTCGCGCTGCTGCAGCACGCGGTGCTCCTGGAGTCGGCCCACCCCGACGCGCTGAGCATCTCGATCACCTACTTCCGGCCCGCCACCGCCGGTCCCGCCGACATCCGGGTCCGCGAGGTGCGCAAGGGCCGCCGCGTCTCGACGTACGACGCCGTCCTCGTCCAGGACGGCAAGGAGATCGCGCACGCCGTGGTCAGCACCCACGACTGGGACGCGGTCGGCTCGGTCGAGCACACACCCCACGCCGCGCCCGACGTCCCGCGTCCGGAGGACTGCGCCGACGCCAGCGAGCTCATCCCGGAGGGGATGGTGCCGATCCTCGACCGCTACAGCTACCGCGCGCCGGTCGTCGCCGGCTGGCTGCAGGGCCGGCCCACCGGCGTCACCGAGTCGATCTGCTGGATCCGGGCCGTCGACGAGCGCCCCGTCGACGCACTCCTCGCCGGCGCGATGGTGGACGCGTTCCCGCCGGTGACGGCGGAGATCGGCCACCTCGCCTCGGCCACCATCCAGCTCACCGTGCACTACCGGCGGCGCCCGGACACGGTCTGGGCGCTCGGGCACGTCGTGACCCGGCACGTGATCTCGGGCTACCACGACGAGGACGTGGAGCTGTGGGACGAGCAGGGCCGGCTGATCGCGCAGGGGCGCCAGCTGGCGATCCTCGCCGAAGGCTGA